A segment of the Geoanaerobacter pelophilus genome:
GCCTCTGCATATCGGCCATGGACGTGGAGCGGCAATAGGCGACACCCTCTGCCGCCTTTTTGAAGCCACCGGCTGGGATGTAACCAGGGAGTTTTATTACAATGATGCCGGCGCCCAGATAGCAAATCTTGCCCTTTCAGTCCAGTCGCGCTGTCTCGGTATCGAGCCGGGGGATCCCCGGTGGCCTGCGGACGGCTACCAGGGCGAATACATCAAGGATGTGGCAAAATCGTATCTGGCCTGTGAAACCGTGGATGCCGGCGATCAGCATGTCAATGCCGGCGGTGATCCGAACGACCTGGATGCGATCCGCCGCTTTGCGGTGGCATATCTGCGGCGAGAGCAGGATCAGGATTTGACGGCGTTTGATGTCAGTTTCGATCATTATTTCCTCGAATCGAGTCTTTACAGTGAAGGCCGCGTTGATGCTGCCGTAAAACAGATCAGCGAAAAAGGTCACAGCTACGAGCAGGATGGCGCACTCTGGCTGCGTACCACCGACTTTGGCGACGACAAGGATCGGGTAATGCGCAAAACAGACGGCAGCTATACCTATTTTGTGCCGGACGTCGCCTACCATCTCTCCAAGTGGCAACGTGGCTTCACGCGGGTCATCAACGAGCAGGGGGCAGACCATCACAGCACCATCACCAGGGTGAGGGCCGGGTTGCAAGCCTTGGAAGCCGATATTCCCAAGGGGTGGCCGGAGTATGTCCTGCATCAGATGGTGACAGTCATGAGAGGTGGCGAGGAGGTCAAGATCTCCAAGCGTGCCGGCAGCTATGTGACGCTGCGTGACCTGATCGACGAAGTAGGCCGTGATGCTACCAGGTTCTTTTTTGTGATGCGCAAACCGGATTCGCAGCTGGTGTTCGATATCGATCTGGCCAAGCAGCAGTCGCTCGATAATCCGGTTTATTATGTCCAGTATGCTCATGCGCGGATCTGCAGCATTTTCGAGACAGCGGCAAAGAACGGGGTTGTCCCGGACTTTACCCAATGTCGGCTGGA
Coding sequences within it:
- the argS gene encoding arginine--tRNA ligase — translated: MKRRIADIVRGALADCRADGSISVGEDPAFVIERPSQPEHGDFATNLAMLLAKPEKKAPRAIAEILAAKLRSKTGLISRVDIAGPGFINFFIAREAWQQALLEIEAAGDSFGKSTSGEGKKLQVEFVSANPTGPLHIGHGRGAAIGDTLCRLFEATGWDVTREFYYNDAGAQIANLALSVQSRCLGIEPGDPRWPADGYQGEYIKDVAKSYLACETVDAGDQHVNAGGDPNDLDAIRRFAVAYLRREQDQDLTAFDVSFDHYFLESSLYSEGRVDAAVKQISEKGHSYEQDGALWLRTTDFGDDKDRVMRKTDGSYTYFVPDVAYHLSKWQRGFTRVINEQGADHHSTITRVRAGLQALEADIPKGWPEYVLHQMVTVMRGGEEVKISKRAGSYVTLRDLIDEVGRDATRFFFVMRKPDSQLVFDIDLAKQQSLDNPVYYVQYAHARICSIFETAAKNGVVPDFTQCRLELLANDEESAIIRTLLSFPEVVEGAAAAFEPHRIVYYLQELAGEFHSYYNRNRVVTEELDLTTARLFLLKCIARTIRNALSLLGVSAPERM